From a single Brassica napus cultivar Da-Ae chromosome C9, Da-Ae, whole genome shotgun sequence genomic region:
- the LOC106401515 gene encoding non-specific lipid transfer protein GPI-anchored 7 isoform X2, whose amino-acid sequence MATATMIFAAAMTAMILVSLQQVEAQPATTCVNKLVPCFSALTTTTKPPKDCCDSIKEAVEDELPCLCTVYNTPGLLSQFNVSTAQALNLSRRCDVTTDLSACSGTGASSPKASLPPPAGNRGNGTGVGNKLAGYGVTTMILSLVSTIFF is encoded by the exons ATGGCGACGGCAACGATGATCTTTGCGGCTGCGATGACGGCGATGATTTTGGTTTCATTGCAGCAGGTGGAAGCGCAACCGGCTACGACGTGCGTAAACAAGCTAGTCCCGTGCTTCAGTGCTCTGACAACGACCACGAAGCCACCAAAGGATTGTTGTGACTCGATAAAGGAAGCGGTGGAGGATGAGCTTCCATGCCTCTGCACCGTCTACAACACTCCTGGTTTGCTCTCTCAGTTCAACGTCAGTACTGCACAAGCTCTAAATCTCAGCCGTCGATGTGACGTCACCACTGATCTCTCCGCTTGTTCCG gtACTGGAGCTTCATCGCCAAAAGCTTCTTTACCTCCTCCAG CAGGAAATAGAGGAAACGGCACCGGAGTTGGAAACAAGCTCGCCGGTTATGGAGTCACCACCATGATCTTGTCTTTGGTTTCAACCATCTTCTTCTGA
- the LOC106401515 gene encoding non-specific lipid transfer protein GPI-anchored 7 isoform X1: protein MATATMIFAAAMTAMILVSLQQVEAQPATTCVNKLVPCFSALTTTTKPPKDCCDSIKEAVEDELPCLCTVYNTPGLLSQFNVSTAQALNLSRRCDVTTDLSACSGSTGASSPKASLPPPAGNRGNGTGVGNKLAGYGVTTMILSLVSTIFF from the exons ATGGCGACGGCAACGATGATCTTTGCGGCTGCGATGACGGCGATGATTTTGGTTTCATTGCAGCAGGTGGAAGCGCAACCGGCTACGACGTGCGTAAACAAGCTAGTCCCGTGCTTCAGTGCTCTGACAACGACCACGAAGCCACCAAAGGATTGTTGTGACTCGATAAAGGAAGCGGTGGAGGATGAGCTTCCATGCCTCTGCACCGTCTACAACACTCCTGGTTTGCTCTCTCAGTTCAACGTCAGTACTGCACAAGCTCTAAATCTCAGCCGTCGATGTGACGTCACCACTGATCTCTCCGCTTGTTCCGGTA gtACTGGAGCTTCATCGCCAAAAGCTTCTTTACCTCCTCCAG CAGGAAATAGAGGAAACGGCACCGGAGTTGGAAACAAGCTCGCCGGTTATGGAGTCACCACCATGATCTTGTCTTTGGTTTCAACCATCTTCTTCTGA
- the LOC106401515 gene encoding non-specific lipid transfer protein GPI-anchored 7 isoform X4 has protein sequence MATATMIFAAAMTAMILVSLQQVEAQPATTCVNKLVPCFSALTTTTKPPKDCCDSIKEAVEDELPCLCTVYNTPGLLSQFNVSTAQALNLSRRCDVTTDLSACSGTGASSPKASLPPPGNRGNGTGVGNKLAGYGVTTMILSLVSTIFF, from the exons ATGGCGACGGCAACGATGATCTTTGCGGCTGCGATGACGGCGATGATTTTGGTTTCATTGCAGCAGGTGGAAGCGCAACCGGCTACGACGTGCGTAAACAAGCTAGTCCCGTGCTTCAGTGCTCTGACAACGACCACGAAGCCACCAAAGGATTGTTGTGACTCGATAAAGGAAGCGGTGGAGGATGAGCTTCCATGCCTCTGCACCGTCTACAACACTCCTGGTTTGCTCTCTCAGTTCAACGTCAGTACTGCACAAGCTCTAAATCTCAGCCGTCGATGTGACGTCACCACTGATCTCTCCGCTTGTTCCG gtACTGGAGCTTCATCGCCAAAAGCTTCTTTACCTCCTCCAG GAAATAGAGGAAACGGCACCGGAGTTGGAAACAAGCTCGCCGGTTATGGAGTCACCACCATGATCTTGTCTTTGGTTTCAACCATCTTCTTCTGA
- the LOC106401515 gene encoding non-specific lipid transfer protein GPI-anchored 7 isoform X3, whose translation MATATMIFAAAMTAMILVSLQQVEAQPATTCVNKLVPCFSALTTTTKPPKDCCDSIKEAVEDELPCLCTVYNTPGLLSQFNVSTAQALNLSRRCDVTTDLSACSGSTGASSPKASLPPPGNRGNGTGVGNKLAGYGVTTMILSLVSTIFF comes from the exons ATGGCGACGGCAACGATGATCTTTGCGGCTGCGATGACGGCGATGATTTTGGTTTCATTGCAGCAGGTGGAAGCGCAACCGGCTACGACGTGCGTAAACAAGCTAGTCCCGTGCTTCAGTGCTCTGACAACGACCACGAAGCCACCAAAGGATTGTTGTGACTCGATAAAGGAAGCGGTGGAGGATGAGCTTCCATGCCTCTGCACCGTCTACAACACTCCTGGTTTGCTCTCTCAGTTCAACGTCAGTACTGCACAAGCTCTAAATCTCAGCCGTCGATGTGACGTCACCACTGATCTCTCCGCTTGTTCCGGTA gtACTGGAGCTTCATCGCCAAAAGCTTCTTTACCTCCTCCAG GAAATAGAGGAAACGGCACCGGAGTTGGAAACAAGCTCGCCGGTTATGGAGTCACCACCATGATCTTGTCTTTGGTTTCAACCATCTTCTTCTGA